The DNA region CTAAGGGTGCTATTATGGACGGACTCAATCTAACCATAATTAAGGGATTAAAATTTAGATTACCACCTATTGCCTTACAAGAGCAATTCGCCGCCTTTGTAGAGCAGACCGACAAATCGAAATTGGCAGTCAAGCAGGTGCTTGAAAGGGCTGAAACGCTGAAAAAGGCACTGATGCAGGAGTATTTTGGGTGATATTATGGCACAAAACTATCCGATAGATGATGATAATAGAGCATCCGGTTCAAGAGCGAAAGGCATTGTTCATTACAAGTTCAATGCAGATCATTGGGAGTATAGAGACTATACTGGTGTTGATGTCGGTATAGATTGCTGCTTGGAATTAACTGAAAATGACGAATGGACAGGAAATATCATTGAATGCCAGGTCAAAGGACGTACAAAACCAAAGTTTAACGTTTCTGGGGATTATATCTCTTTAGAGCTTAAACGTAGCACCCTTAATTACGCTTTGTCCAGAGCAAACTCTTATGTCGTATTATTAGTTAATTTAGCAGATGAAACGATTTATTACTTACCAATTCAAGAATTTTTTATAGCAAATCCTTCATATTTTCCCAAATTATCATCTACTCAGGAAAACATAACAATACGAATACCAACAGATAATAAGGTGACAAATGACGATGAAAATCTTCAAGAAATAGCAAAGAGTCGCTATGTTGGTGGTCCGGGCGAAGGATTGCATAAAGCTGAATAAGACTTATGTCGGAGCAGGACGTTGGTACACTAAAATCAAATGAGGTGTACCAAATGAAAGAACAAATTATACTTAACATTACACAGGAAATGCTCCCTTACCTCGATAATGCCCAGCTTTTACAGCTTCAAAAGGTATTAGAGCGTAACCTGTGGAATGTGGAAATCACGGAAAACAGCGATAAAGCAGATACGCCCGAATTGGGTAACGGAGAGCTGCTGACCGCTTTTATAAACGCTAAGAGGATTGAGGGGTGCAGCGAAAAAACGCTGAAATACTATCAATCCACTATCAACAAGATGCTTTCCGACACCGACAAGCATATCACGCATATTACGACTGACGATCTGAGGGAGTATCTTGCGGAGTATCAGAAAGATAATGCTTGCAGTAAGGGCAATATCGACAATATCCGCCGTATCCTGTCGAGCTTCTTTTCATGGCTTGAGGACGAGGACTATATCCTGAAAAGTCCCGTTCGGCGGATACACAAGATAAAGTCGGCTAAGACTGTCAAGGAAACCTATACCGATGAAGCGTTGGAGCGTATGCGTGATAACTGTGAAAATCTGCGTGATCTCGCTATTATTGATATGCTTGCTTCAACAGGAATGCGTGTCGGTGAGCTTGTCGGGCTGAACAGAGGCGATGTTGATTTTGAGAGCCGAGAGTGCATTGTTTTCGGTAAAGGCAGCAAGGAGCGTCCTGTTTATTTCGATGCTCGGACTAAGATACACCTGAAAAACTATCTTGATTCGAGAACGGACGATGATCCTGCCTTGTTCGTGTCACTCCTGAAACCGCATTGCCGCCTTAAAATCAGCGGTGTGGAGATCAGGCTTCGGGAATTGGGGCGAAAACTCGGCATTACAAAGGTTCACCCTCACAAGTTCAGGCGCACCCTCGCTACAAGGGCTATTGACAAGGGAATGCCCATAGAACAAGTGCAGAAACTCCTCGGTCATAGTAAAATCGACACCACGATGCAGTATGCTATGGTCGATCAGAACAATGTGAAGCTAAGTCACCGAAAATATATCGGATAGATTTCAAATCACGGTCTGTCGGGCGGTTGCTGTTGACCTCTGAGGAGGTGGCAGCATGAAGAAGTATGTGACACTCGGAGAGGTCTGCACTAAGGGCAGTTCAAGTATAGCACAAAAGGACATAGAGCAGAATAATGGCTCTTATGGTATCTACGGCGCAAGTGGGTATATCAAAGATGTTGACTTTTATCATCAGGATAAGCCCTATATTGCTGTGGTTAAGGACGGTGCAGGAATAGGAAGAACAATGCTCCTGCCTGAAAAAACCTCTATTATTGGCACGATGCAGTATCTTATTCCAAATGATGATGTTTGCGTGGAATATCTATACTATGCGGTTACATATATGAACCTTGCTAAGTATTTTTCAGGCGCTACCATTCCCCATATCTACTTTAAGGACTACCAAAAAGAGAAACTGCCACTTCTAACGATAGAGGAACAGCGCAAAATAGCCGATAATTTACGCAAAATTGATAGGCTGATTGAGCTATGTAGCGGTATCTTGCAAAAACTTGATGTACTTGTCAAGTCACGGTTTGTGGAGATGTTTGGCGGTATCACTGAAAGACGTAAACTTGAAGAGTACGCTGATCTGATTACCAAAGGTGCTTCACCCAAATGGCAAGGAATAGATTATGCTGAGGAAGGAACTTTATTTGTTACAAGTGAGAATGTTCGTGAGGGATATTTGGATTTTACCAAAAAGAAATATCTGCCAAATGATATCAACAAAATATTACCTCGTTCTGTTCTAAAGCGAAACGATATATTGATTAACATCGTAAACGCTTCAATCGGTCGTGTAGCAGTATATGATAGCGATGAACTTGCAAATATTAACCAAGCTGTTGCACTTGTTAGATTAAAGCCTAATGTACTAAATACATCTTTCTTACTAACATTTCTTAATTCTGATGAAGCATTAAGAGCCTATGACTTCATGAAAGTTGGCGGTGATAAGGCGAATTTAAGCCTAAAGAATATATCAGATTTATTGATACCTGTTGCTGATTTGGAACTACAAGAGCAATTCGCCGCCTTTGTAGAGCAGACCGACAAATCGAAATTTATCGCTATCAATATAAAGAAAATCATAAGGAGAGTGAGACTTAATGACCAATTTTGAATTTTTAAGCAATATAGCCGATTACGCTCTCTTTTCGGGAGCTGCCGTTGAAGCCGAAAAGGTCTATGCAACCTCTCCTGCTATGTGTGCGGTGGGCTGCCGCAAGGCTTTGGAACTCGCCGTGAAATGGGTGTATTCTGCCGATAACACGATCAGTATGCCCTATAAGGACAATCTGCAATCGCTGATCCATGAGCCGTCATTCCGCTTCGCCCTTGACAGCCAGACTTGGGGTAAACTGCCGTTTATTATCAGGCTCGGCAATCTCTCTGTGCATACAGAGAGGGCGGTCAATAAGGCTGACGCTCTGCTTGCACTTGAAAGCCTGTTTGAGTTCATCGAATGGGTGGACTATTGCTATGGCTCGGACTATGTGGAACGGCACTTTGATCCTGCCCTCATACCGACGGAAAAGGTCGTGATCGACACCAAAAAGATCAAAGAGCAGGAGTCTCTTATCGAGCAGAAGGACAGCGAGATCAAGGCTTTGCAGGCGAAAATTGCCGAAATGTCGGCTACGCTTACCGCCGAAAAAGAAGAAAAACAGGAAAGCCGTACCTTTGCCCCTACTGACCTCTCAGAGTTTAAGACACGAAAAATATACATTGATGTAGACCTGAAATGGGTGGGCTGGAAGTTCGGCGGTACTGATGCCGATGTGTGGGAAGAATATGAAGTCACCGATATGAACGGTGTCCTCGGACAGAAAGGTTACTGCGATTATGTACTGTTTGGGCGTGACGGTCTGCCCCTTGCTGTCATTGAAGCAAAGCGGACAAGCAAAGACCCAAATATCGGCAGAAAACAGGCAGTTCTCTATGCGGACTGCTTAGAGCGTAAATTCGGGCGCAGACCGATGATGTTCACCTCAAACGGCTTTGAAACATACTTCTGGGACGATCTGTCCTCTCCGCAGCGGAAGGTCAGCGGTTTCTTCACAAAGTCCGATCTTGAAAAGCTGATGAACCGCCGTGAAACACGCAAGAAGCTGTCAACAATTCCCATAGATGACAGGATCACAGACCGCTATTATCAGAAAGAAGCGATCCGTGCGGTATGTGAACATATAGATGAGGGCTTTCGCAAGGCTCTGCTGGTCATGGCTACGGGTACAGGCAAAACGAGGACGGCTTCAAGTCTGACCGATGTTCTGAGCCGTGGCGGATATATCACAAATATCCTGTTCCTTGCTGACAGAACAGCACTCGTCAAGCAGGCAAAGGACGATTTCAAGAACTATCTGCCCGATATGTCACTGTGCAATCTGTGCAGTAACAAGGACGATAGAAATGCCCGTATCGTGTTCTCTACATATCCTACGATACTGAATGCGATCGACAGCACAAAAACAAAGGACGGCGTACCGCTGTTCTCTCCTGCACACTTTGACCTTATCATCACTGACGAGAGCCACAGAAGCATTTTCAAGAAATATCGTGCGATCTTTGAGTATTTCGATGCGATCATGGTTGGTCTGACCGCTACACCTAAAACCGATGTTGACCGCAACACCTATGATTTCTTTGAGGTCGAGAACGGTGTGCCGACCTATGCCTACGATTACGAAACGGCGGTCTATACAGATCATGTGCTTGTGCCGTACTATAACTATGAGGTCAAGACGAAATTCCTTGAGGAAGGTATCACCTATGATGATCTCTCCGATGAGGATAAGGAACGCTATGAGGACGATTTTGCTGAGGACGGCTATGTCCCTGACTTTATCCCATCGGCACAGCTCAACAAGTTCGTGTTTAACGAAACAACGGTAGATACCGTCCTGCAAGACCTGATGGAGCGTGGTATCAAAGTTCACGGCGGTGACAGGCTCGGCAAGACGATCATTTTCGCTCAGAACAAGGAACACGCTGAGTTCATCGTACAGCGTTTTAACAAGCTCTATCCGAAATATAACGGCACATTCGCCCAGCGTGTCACCTGTGATGACAGCTATGCCCAGACAATCATCGACGATTTCAAGATACCCGATAAAATGCCCATTATTGCTGTTTCGGTCGATATGATGGACACGGGTATTGATGTTCCCGAATGTGTCAACCTTGTATTTTTCAAGAAGGTACGCTCAAAAACGAAATTCTGGCAGATGATAGGCAGAGGTACAAGACTTTGCAAAGACCTCGCCTGCATTGACGGCATAGACGGCGAATATGAGGGCAAGTGCCGTTTCCTGATATTCGATTACTGCGGTAATTTCGAGTATTTCAGAGAACACCAAAACGGCTATGAAACGGGCGAAACAAAATCCCTGACCGAAAATATCTTCTGTAAGCAGGTGCGGTTGGTATTTGCATTGCAGGACAGCAGTTTCTCCGATGATGCCTATCAGGATTTCCGAAAGCAGTTGGTAGATACCTGTCAAGGCGGAGTGTGCGCTCTGTCCTATGACCTTGTATCGGTAAGACTCAAAACAGAATATGTTGAGAAATTCAAGAAGCCCGAAAAATGGGTATCTCTGTCCGATATGGATATACTGGAACTTCAAAAGCATATCGCTCCGCTTATCACCACGAACGACACGGACGAATACGCAAAGCGTTTTGATAACTTCATGTACGGAATGATGCTTGCCAATATCGACAAGCTGCCGACAATGAACTACCTGAGAAATCAGCTCTGCCTGACCGCTGAATTGTTGGAGCGAAAAGCGACAATACCGCAAGTTAAGCAGAAACTCACGCTGATCAAGGATATTCAGACAGATACATTTTGGGAGAATATCAGTATTCTGACGATGGAAAAAGTACGGCAGGAGCTTCGTGACCTGATGCAGTTTCTTGTTGACGGTGGCGGAGGAAAAAAGCCAAAGATATTCACAAGGCTCGATGATCCTGTGCTTGAAAGCAAAGAAGGTGACGCTCTCGGTGCCGCCTATGATTTTGAGGACTATCGCAAAAAGGTCAACCGCTATGTTGAGGAGCATAAGAACGATGCAGTTATTTATAAGCTGAATCATAATCTTCCTCTTACCAAAGAGGACTATGCTGAACTTGAAAGAATACTCACGCAGGAACTCGGAGACAGTGATGACTACAAACGTGAGTACGGTGATACACCTTTTGGTCTGCTGATCCGCAAGATCGCAAAGCTCGACCATGAGAGTGCTATGTCCGCATTTTCAGTATTTATCAACGATAGCTCACTCAACCAAAGGCAGATCGAGTTTATCCTGAAGATCATCAATCATATTGAGAACAACGGCTATATCGAGGATATAAAAATACTGATGAAACCGCCGTTTGATAAGCCGTACAGCTTTATCAAGATGTTTGATGCAAAGACGAGAAATGCTATCCTGCAAACAATTGAGAGTATCAAGAACAATGCCCTGCAAGTAGTGGCATAAGATGCGCCAATAGCCCAAAGTCTAATGACACACTCACTTTCCGTTCCGCTGAGGTTCAAATCAGCATTATGGCGCGCGCCACAATGACAGCATACCCTTTTGGAACTGAATAACTCACAAAGGCCTGAGATTTGCTCACACAAGCACTTCTCAGGTCTTTTCTTTTCAGGCGGTTAGTTTTCCGCTCCGCAGGCTCGGACGGCTCTGAGGGGCATTTCCGTTCGTCTGAGCATAGCAAAAGGCTCTGCATTACTGCAAAGCCCTTACGCTGATTACTCGTCCTCATCGCTGCACTCGTCAAGTCCGTGAAGTAGCTGAATGTATACACACTCTGCTCGGTCACGCTCCTCACCCTCGGCGGTCATCATCATTTCGAGGAAATATGCCTTTGCTTCTTCGTAGTCGGTCCAGACCTCACGCTTACCATTGCAGACAGTAGTGACCTTGCGTGATCTCGGCATAGCCAATTCGGGTATCTTTAACATAGCTGTATCCCTCCTGTGTTTTTTGTAAATACATTATATCCCATGACAAGACAGGAGTCCAGCCCTGCGGAGTAATTGTAATAATAATTGTGCAGGGCGCAGCAATATTATAAAAATCCTCGGTGCAATATGCTCATGCAGAAACAGGCTCTGCGATCCCGTGTTCCGCTTCATACTCCCTGACACGGCGGTAAAAAGTGTTTGCCGACAAGCCCATTCTCCGCATAAAGTCACGCCCTGTGATGCTCTTGGACTTCCATTCCCCATAAAGCTGACCGAACCTCGTCCAGTCGATCTCAATCGGCTTTCGCCCGGTGTACTTGCCCTGAGCCTTAGCAATCTCGATGCCCTCACGCTGTCGCTGTTTGAGCTGCTCACGCTCCAACTGAGAGAGTGCTGCGAACACGGTGAGCATAAACTTTCCTGACGGAGTATCGGTGTCGATGCTCTCCTTATGGCTGACGAGTGTTACCCCTTTTTCAGTGAGGGTGTCGATGATGTTCAGTAAGTCTTTCGTGGAGCGTCCTAAACGGCTGATACTTTCGATGTAGAGAGTATCTCCCTCACGCACATAGTCCAGCATAGCTTTAAGCTGAGGACGGTCTTTGTTCGCTCCCGAAATCTTCTCGGAGAAAATGCGGTCAACCTGATAGTCGCACATGATCTCCTGCTGTCTCGCTGTCTCCTGATGCTCCGTGGAAACACGGATATAACCTATTCTACTCATAAAATCTTCCTCTCTTTATTCAAGCTGACTTTTCTTTCTCTTGGCAGCTTGTTCGTTTTCCATATATCGGGCAAGCGTTCTCTGATTGTCACGCTTCTGCTGCGCAAGTCTTGAAAGCCTGTCCGCTTCTTTTTTTAGGGCTTTACGTTCTGCACTCTGTTGAGCGTAATCTGTTCGGGCTTTTTCAAGCTCCGTTTTCAGCTTGCTGAGTTTCGGTATATGAGCGTCGGGAAACAGCTCGATCAGCTTCTTGTAAGCCTTGTGGTACTCGTCAAGTTCATAGCAGAAATCGCTCTTGTACTTGGTTTTCGCCTTGCCCTCCAGAGAAGCATATTTCTTGTGATAAGCCACAAATTCATGATACTTCTCGATTGCAGGAATCTGCTCCTCCATTTTGTGAATACGGGCGCTCAATTCGATTTGTGGTGTTGACATGACCATAAATTCAGCAAGCGCCCTGTGAGCTGCACTCTCCAATTCTTCAAGGGTGGAGTTGCTCGCTGTCATTTCATTCAGCGCCTTGCTCGCCGCTTTCATATTCTCACGGTCTGCCCAATTCTGCAAGCCCTGAGACTGCTGAAATTTCTCGGTTGTGGTGCGAATAATTCTCGCTGTCGGGCGGTGCGACATTTGGTACTTGTAACTCTCGATACGCTTTCTGATTTGCTGGCTCTCGTAGAAGTAACCCAGCGTTTTCGCTCTTGTAAATTTCGCCCTCGGATTGCGTTCCTTTTGCTCCGCAAGCATAAATTTCAGGTCAATTTTGTGGTCGGGATTGTAGTCAACAAGAATACCAAAATCCGCACATTTCGCAAGGAAATCCTCAAAGTCCTCGCTGACCTTGATAACCTCGTCAATGGCTCGTTTAAGCTGTTCTTTCCACGACAAATTCTGTTGGTCAAGCTCCCACTCCCAATGGCTTTTACCCTTTGAAAGATGCGGATTTTCGATGATAGAAAGTCCGTGCTTTCTGCATAGTTCGTCGGAAATCGTGCGAAGTTTACTCCACGCTCGGTCGGGAATTTTCCCCTGATTATGCTCGGTTTCAAAAGTCTTGCCCGTGTAGAAATTCACGTTGTTTACTATCACATGATTATGGATATGTTCATGGTCTACATGGACAGCTAAAACATACTGATACTCGTCATTGAAAAGCGCCTTGCAAAGCTCCTGCCCGATAAGCAAAGCCCGTTCAGGAGTTACCTCACCAGGGGCGAAGCTCTGAATTATGTGCTGGCACTCGCTTCGGCTTCGTCCTGTGCCGACTGACTGCCTGATGTTCCTAAACTGTTCTGATGCTCCACATGGAGTAGATACGCACAAGTTGCTAACAACATATTTGCCGTCTGCGGTTTTGTCTGGGTTGCAGATATAAGCAATTGCACCGTATGTTCCCGTGTGGATCGTATGGATACGAGTAATCGCCAAACTTCCTCTAACCTCTCTTTCATATCGGCAATATCTTCATCGTAAAGTTTGCCGCCTTTGTTGACACGGTGGGCTACCTGATTGAACGAATTGGAGATAGACGAAATGTACCGTGCTATCTGCTTGATGTCCTCGGTATCTTCCTCAACATTCATGACAGTGAGTGCAGAATATCTGCAAAAATCGCCCCTGCTTTTGAACGATGTTTCCGCATATCTGCGGTTGATCGCTTCAAGCTCCATGTCGTTCACTCGGAATGTGATAAGGTGCTTGCGGACTTCG from Ruminococcus albus AD2013 includes:
- a CDS encoding DUF4365 domain-containing protein; amino-acid sequence: MGDIMAQNYPIDDDNRASGSRAKGIVHYKFNADHWEYRDYTGVDVGIDCCLELTENDEWTGNIIECQVKGRTKPKFNVSGDYISLELKRSTLNYALSRANSYVVLLVNLADETIYYLPIQEFFIANPSYFPKLSSTQENITIRIPTDNKVTNDDENLQEIAKSRYVGGPGEGLHKAE
- the xerA gene encoding site-specific tyrosine recombinase/integron integrase, with product MKEQIILNITQEMLPYLDNAQLLQLQKVLERNLWNVEITENSDKADTPELGNGELLTAFINAKRIEGCSEKTLKYYQSTINKMLSDTDKHITHITTDDLREYLAEYQKDNACSKGNIDNIRRILSSFFSWLEDEDYILKSPVRRIHKIKSAKTVKETYTDEALERMRDNCENLRDLAIIDMLASTGMRVGELVGLNRGDVDFESRECIVFGKGSKERPVYFDARTKIHLKNYLDSRTDDDPALFVSLLKPHCRLKISGVEIRLRELGRKLGITKVHPHKFRRTLATRAIDKGMPIEQVQKLLGHSKIDTTMQYAMVDQNNVKLSHRKYIG
- a CDS encoding restriction endonuclease subunit S; the encoded protein is MKKYVTLGEVCTKGSSSIAQKDIEQNNGSYGIYGASGYIKDVDFYHQDKPYIAVVKDGAGIGRTMLLPEKTSIIGTMQYLIPNDDVCVEYLYYAVTYMNLAKYFSGATIPHIYFKDYQKEKLPLLTIEEQRKIADNLRKIDRLIELCSGILQKLDVLVKSRFVEMFGGITERRKLEEYADLITKGASPKWQGIDYAEEGTLFVTSENVREGYLDFTKKKYLPNDINKILPRSVLKRNDILINIVNASIGRVAVYDSDELANINQAVALVRLKPNVLNTSFLLTFLNSDEALRAYDFMKVGGDKANLSLKNISDLLIPVADLELQEQFAAFVEQTDKSKFIAINIKKIIRRVRLNDQF
- a CDS encoding DEAD/DEAH box helicase family protein gives rise to the protein MTNFEFLSNIADYALFSGAAVEAEKVYATSPAMCAVGCRKALELAVKWVYSADNTISMPYKDNLQSLIHEPSFRFALDSQTWGKLPFIIRLGNLSVHTERAVNKADALLALESLFEFIEWVDYCYGSDYVERHFDPALIPTEKVVIDTKKIKEQESLIEQKDSEIKALQAKIAEMSATLTAEKEEKQESRTFAPTDLSEFKTRKIYIDVDLKWVGWKFGGTDADVWEEYEVTDMNGVLGQKGYCDYVLFGRDGLPLAVIEAKRTSKDPNIGRKQAVLYADCLERKFGRRPMMFTSNGFETYFWDDLSSPQRKVSGFFTKSDLEKLMNRRETRKKLSTIPIDDRITDRYYQKEAIRAVCEHIDEGFRKALLVMATGTGKTRTASSLTDVLSRGGYITNILFLADRTALVKQAKDDFKNYLPDMSLCNLCSNKDDRNARIVFSTYPTILNAIDSTKTKDGVPLFSPAHFDLIITDESHRSIFKKYRAIFEYFDAIMVGLTATPKTDVDRNTYDFFEVENGVPTYAYDYETAVYTDHVLVPYYNYEVKTKFLEEGITYDDLSDEDKERYEDDFAEDGYVPDFIPSAQLNKFVFNETTVDTVLQDLMERGIKVHGGDRLGKTIIFAQNKEHAEFIVQRFNKLYPKYNGTFAQRVTCDDSYAQTIIDDFKIPDKMPIIAVSVDMMDTGIDVPECVNLVFFKKVRSKTKFWQMIGRGTRLCKDLACIDGIDGEYEGKCRFLIFDYCGNFEYFREHQNGYETGETKSLTENIFCKQVRLVFALQDSSFSDDAYQDFRKQLVDTCQGGVCALSYDLVSVRLKTEYVEKFKKPEKWVSLSDMDILELQKHIAPLITTNDTDEYAKRFDNFMYGMMLANIDKLPTMNYLRNQLCLTAELLERKATIPQVKQKLTLIKDIQTDTFWENISILTMEKVRQELRDLMQFLVDGGGGKKPKIFTRLDDPVLESKEGDALGAAYDFEDYRKKVNRYVEEHKNDAVIYKLNHNLPLTKEDYAELERILTQELGDSDDYKREYGDTPFGLLIRKIAKLDHESAMSAFSVFINDSSLNQRQIEFILKIINHIENNGYIEDIKILMKPPFDKPYSFIKMFDAKTRNAILQTIESIKNNALQVVA
- a CDS encoding recombinase family protein, which translates into the protein MSRIGYIRVSTEHQETARQQEIMCDYQVDRIFSEKISGANKDRPQLKAMLDYVREGDTLYIESISRLGRSTKDLLNIIDTLTEKGVTLVSHKESIDTDTPSGKFMLTVFAALSQLEREQLKQRQREGIEIAKAQGKYTGRKPIEIDWTRFGQLYGEWKSKSITGRDFMRRMGLSANTFYRRVREYEAEHGIAEPVSA
- a CDS encoding relaxase/mobilization nuclease domain-containing protein, whose product is MCVSTPCGASEQFRNIRQSVGTGRSRSECQHIIQSFAPGEVTPERALLIGQELCKALFNDEYQYVLAVHVDHEHIHNHVIVNNVNFYTGKTFETEHNQGKIPDRAWSKLRTISDELCRKHGLSIIENPHLSKGKSHWEWELDQQNLSWKEQLKRAIDEVIKVSEDFEDFLAKCADFGILVDYNPDHKIDLKFMLAEQKERNPRAKFTRAKTLGYFYESQQIRKRIESYKYQMSHRPTARIIRTTTEKFQQSQGLQNWADRENMKAASKALNEMTASNSTLEELESAAHRALAEFMVMSTPQIELSARIHKMEEQIPAIEKYHEFVAYHKKYASLEGKAKTKYKSDFCYELDEYHKAYKKLIELFPDAHIPKLSKLKTELEKARTDYAQQSAERKALKKEADRLSRLAQQKRDNQRTLARYMENEQAAKRKKSQLE
- a CDS encoding plasmid mobilization relaxosome protein MobC, with the protein product MSIFKKSGEGFLAKLFKHKQVEELAEELAHTYADEMQEDMLSDNLETDTAEDTAAEPVPMLEVTETGEVDFTEPPETTEGESPPQDTADSTEPSEVRKHLITFRVNDMELEAINRRYAETSFKSRGDFCRYSALTVMNVEEDTEDIKQIARYISSISNSFNQVAHRVNKGGKLYDEDIADMKERLEEVWRLLVSIRSTREHTVQLLISATQTKPQTANMLLATCAYLLHVEHQNSLGTSGSQSAQDEAEASAST